One segment of Variovorax paradoxus DNA contains the following:
- a CDS encoding sugar phosphate isomerase/epimerase family protein — MSFEVLISLSSFGSAEVGRHGQLWCSELGRAAGADSVEVRGEMLRDADAELPALNGLASVYSSPEGLWAQGGELDSAALRRSIAAATRVGAKRLKMSIGDFQASSHGSLQGLKTELAATPVELVIENDQTVRAGTLAALQAFFDAADGAGLSLGMTFDMGNWHWVGECPLQAAQALGHRVRYVHCKGAQRLPNKWVAVPLGDSVAPWRAVLRALPADVPHAIEYPLVGDDLLAVTRAQIDFIRAARAQF; from the coding sequence ATGTCCTTCGAGGTCCTGATCTCTCTGTCGTCCTTCGGTTCGGCCGAGGTGGGGCGGCACGGCCAGTTGTGGTGCTCCGAACTGGGTCGCGCGGCGGGCGCCGATTCGGTGGAAGTGCGCGGCGAGATGCTGCGCGACGCCGATGCGGAACTGCCCGCGCTGAATGGCCTGGCCTCCGTGTATTCCAGCCCCGAGGGCCTGTGGGCCCAGGGCGGTGAGCTCGACAGCGCTGCGCTCCGGCGCAGCATCGCGGCCGCCACGCGCGTCGGCGCGAAGCGGCTGAAGATGTCGATCGGCGACTTCCAGGCGTCGTCGCACGGTTCGCTCCAGGGCCTGAAGACGGAACTGGCCGCGACCCCCGTCGAACTCGTGATCGAGAACGACCAGACCGTGCGCGCCGGCACGCTGGCCGCATTGCAGGCCTTCTTCGACGCGGCCGACGGCGCCGGCCTGTCGCTGGGCATGACCTTCGACATGGGCAACTGGCACTGGGTGGGCGAGTGCCCGCTGCAGGCCGCGCAGGCCCTGGGCCACCGCGTGCGCTACGTGCATTGCAAGGGCGCGCAGCGCCTGCCGAACAAGTGGGTCGCGGTGCCGCTGGGCGACTCGGTCGCGCCGTGGCGCGCCGTGTTGCGCGCGCTGCCGGCCGACGTGCCGCACGCCATCGAATACCCGCTCGTGGGCGACGACCTGCTGGCCGTGACCCGCGCGCAGATCGACTTCATCCGCGCCGCGCGGGCGCAGTTCTAG
- a CDS encoding sugar kinase, with protein MTDSTAFDVALFGEAMLLLVADRPGPLENAESFFKRTAGAETNVAIGLSRLGLKVGWASRLGTDSMGRALLAAMRAEGIDCSHVITDATQRTGFQFKGRVTDGSDPPIEYHRKGSAASQMGPADVDEAWLRSARHLHATGVFAAISDTSLQAALKTMDVMRAAGRTISFDTNLRPTLWSSTDTMRHWVNELASRADWVLPGIEEGLLLTGHDKPEDVARFYRERGAKLVVVKLGAAGAYYDSDVAGTGHVDGFPVKEVIDTVGAGDGFAAGVVSALLEGRSVPDAVRRGAWIGARAVQVLGDTEGLPTRAQLEEAGL; from the coding sequence ATGACAGATTCCACCGCCTTCGACGTGGCTCTCTTCGGCGAGGCCATGCTGCTGCTCGTGGCAGACCGGCCCGGTCCGCTGGAGAACGCCGAGTCGTTCTTCAAGCGCACCGCCGGCGCCGAGACCAACGTGGCCATCGGCCTGTCGCGCCTCGGCCTGAAGGTGGGCTGGGCCAGCCGCCTGGGCACCGACTCGATGGGCCGCGCGCTGCTGGCCGCGATGCGCGCAGAGGGCATCGACTGCTCGCACGTGATCACCGACGCGACGCAGCGCACCGGCTTCCAGTTCAAGGGCCGCGTCACCGACGGCAGCGACCCGCCGATCGAATACCACCGCAAGGGTTCGGCTGCGAGCCAGATGGGCCCGGCCGATGTCGACGAGGCCTGGCTGCGCTCCGCGCGCCATCTGCACGCCACCGGCGTGTTCGCCGCCATCTCCGACACCAGCCTGCAGGCCGCGCTGAAGACCATGGACGTGATGCGCGCCGCCGGCCGCACCATTTCCTTCGACACCAACCTGCGCCCCACGCTGTGGTCGTCCACCGACACCATGCGCCACTGGGTCAACGAACTGGCATCGCGCGCCGACTGGGTGCTGCCCGGCATCGAGGAGGGCCTGCTGCTCACCGGCCACGACAAGCCCGAGGACGTGGCCAGGTTCTACCGCGAGCGCGGCGCGAAGCTGGTGGTCGTCAAGCTCGGCGCCGCGGGCGCCTACTACGACAGCGACGTGGCCGGCACCGGCCATGTCGACGGCTTCCCGGTGAAGGAAGTGATCGATACCGTGGGCGCGGGCGACGGCTTCGCGGCCGGCGTGGTGAGCGCCCTGCTCGAAGGCAGGAGCGTGCCCGACGCCGTGCGCCGCGGCGCATGGATCGGTGCGCGTGCCGTGCAGGTGCTCGGCGACACCGAGGGCCTGCCGACGCGGGCGCAACTCGAAGAAGCGGGGCTCTGA
- a CDS encoding 2-hydroxyacid dehydrogenase: MAQKNVVVFRSLPGDQLARLQAAHHVVVADPRKEPEAFAAALRTANGLIGSSYNVDAALLDAAPQLEVISSVSVGVDNYPLAELHKRGIVLCHTPDVLTETVADTVFAILMATQRRVVELSNLVREGRWTKNIGEELFGTDVHGKTLGILGFGRIGQAVARRAALGFGMPVLYHSRRAVDLAAQAPELQGRAAHTPLDDLLARADIVLAMLPLTDATRGMIDAGFFARMKPGASFINGGRGATVNEEALLHALDHGTLRAAGLDVFAKEPLPADSPLRTHPRVTPLPHIGSATHETRHAMAELATTNLLQVLAGERPTAPYDTASA; the protein is encoded by the coding sequence ATGGCGCAGAAGAATGTCGTCGTCTTTCGTTCGTTGCCCGGAGACCAGCTCGCGCGGCTGCAGGCCGCGCACCACGTCGTCGTGGCCGATCCGCGCAAGGAACCCGAGGCCTTTGCCGCCGCGCTGCGCACGGCCAACGGCCTGATCGGCTCGAGCTACAACGTCGATGCCGCGTTGCTCGATGCAGCACCGCAGCTCGAGGTGATCTCGAGCGTGTCGGTCGGTGTCGACAACTACCCGCTGGCCGAACTGCACAAGCGCGGCATCGTGCTGTGCCACACGCCCGACGTGCTCACCGAGACGGTGGCCGACACGGTGTTCGCGATCCTCATGGCCACGCAGCGCCGCGTGGTCGAGCTGTCGAACCTGGTGCGCGAAGGCCGCTGGACGAAGAACATCGGCGAGGAGCTGTTCGGCACCGACGTGCACGGCAAGACGCTGGGCATCCTCGGTTTCGGCCGCATCGGCCAGGCGGTGGCGCGCCGCGCCGCGCTGGGCTTCGGCATGCCGGTGCTCTACCACTCGCGTCGCGCCGTCGACCTGGCCGCGCAGGCGCCCGAACTGCAAGGTCGCGCCGCGCACACGCCGCTGGACGACCTGCTCGCGCGCGCCGACATCGTGCTCGCGATGCTGCCGCTGACCGACGCCACGCGCGGAATGATCGACGCGGGCTTCTTCGCCCGCATGAAGCCGGGTGCGTCCTTCATCAACGGCGGCCGCGGTGCCACGGTGAACGAAGAAGCGCTGCTGCACGCGCTCGACCACGGCACCTTGCGCGCCGCCGGCCTCGACGTCTTCGCCAAGGAGCCGCTGCCGGCCGACTCGCCGCTGCGCACCCATCCGCGCGTGACGCCGCTGCCGCACATCGGCTCGGCCACGCACGAGACGCGCCATGCGATGGCTGAGCTGGCGACGACGAATTTGCTGCAGGTGCTGGCTGGAGAGAGGCCGACGGCGCCGTACGACACGGCGAGCGCATGA
- a CDS encoding LacI family DNA-binding transcriptional regulator: MKPTGRATIADVAEEAGVSKATVSRFLNHRERLLSPDIAARVEVAIAKLAYSPSPMAQALSHGRSRLIGLIVADITNPYSVAVLRGAEKACQDAGYLVMLFNLGNESEREREAINALAGYQVDGFILNTLGRGSNVVDAVTLHGKPAVLVDRRHIGMHTDFVSLDNHAAMQATCGHLVEGGFRELLYVTEPQKGVSSRRERTAAFGACVAAHEPRVAGEIFECVEGGNEELDEALRALRQRAKRGRRAAVVAGNAVVTLRVAQAMARLGWQFGEDLGFVGFDDPEWASLIGPGLSTVAQPTDAIGRTAATCLIERLRGLDVPPRQLLLPGDLVVRGSSQA, encoded by the coding sequence ATGAAACCGACCGGCCGCGCCACCATCGCCGACGTCGCCGAGGAAGCCGGTGTCTCCAAGGCCACCGTCTCGCGCTTCCTCAACCACCGCGAGCGATTGCTGAGCCCCGACATCGCGGCGCGCGTCGAGGTGGCCATCGCCAAGCTGGCCTATTCGCCGAGCCCGATGGCGCAGGCGCTCAGCCATGGCCGCTCGCGGCTCATCGGCCTGATCGTGGCCGACATCACCAACCCGTATTCCGTCGCCGTGCTGCGCGGCGCGGAGAAAGCCTGCCAGGACGCCGGCTACCTCGTGATGCTGTTCAACCTCGGCAACGAGAGCGAACGCGAGCGCGAGGCGATCAATGCGCTGGCGGGCTACCAGGTCGACGGCTTCATCCTCAACACGCTGGGCCGCGGCAGCAACGTGGTCGACGCGGTCACGCTGCACGGCAAGCCGGCGGTGCTGGTCGACCGCCGGCACATCGGCATGCACACCGACTTCGTCTCGCTCGACAACCATGCAGCGATGCAGGCCACCTGCGGCCACCTGGTCGAAGGCGGCTTCCGCGAACTGCTCTACGTGACCGAGCCGCAGAAGGGCGTGAGCTCGCGGCGCGAGCGCACGGCGGCCTTCGGCGCCTGCGTGGCGGCGCACGAGCCCCGCGTGGCGGGCGAGATCTTCGAGTGCGTCGAGGGCGGCAACGAAGAACTCGACGAAGCCCTGCGCGCGCTGCGCCAGCGCGCCAAACGCGGACGCCGCGCCGCCGTGGTGGCCGGCAATGCCGTGGTCACGCTGCGCGTGGCGCAGGCCATGGCGCGGCTGGGCTGGCAGTTCGGTGAAGACCTGGGCTTCGTCGGCTTCGACGACCCCGAATGGGCGTCGCTGATCGGTCCCGGCCTGAGCACCGTGGCGCAACCCACCGACGCCATCGGCCGCACGGCCGCGACCTGCCTGATCGAGCGCCTGCGCGGCCTCGACGTGCCGCCCCGGCAACTGCTGTTGCCCGGTGACCTCGTGGTCAGGGGCTCGTCGCAAGCCTAG
- a CDS encoding GMC family oxidoreductase: MEFDYVIVGGGSGGATLASRLSEDPGVQVCLVEAGGDGRGILVRAPAATVAMLPGRPRINNYAYQTVPQSGLGGRRGYQPRGRCLGGSSAINAMLYVRGHREDYDDWARAGCAGWSFDEVLPYFIRAEGNQRGASALHGADGPLQVAEQQSPRAITEDFVRAAQDCGVPRNDDFNGPEQEGAGLYQVTQFHGGDRNGERCSVAAAYLHPAMKRSNLTVLTGAQAQRVVLQERRAVGVEIHRGGHSEILAARREVVLCGGAFNSPQLLMLSGIGDPAELASHGIEVRHALPGVGRNLQDHTDFILSYRSKDTELFGIGAVATWKLAKAILEWRRRGTGLVATPFAEGGAFIRSSPDAPRPDLQLHFVIAITDDHARKLHAGFGFSCHVCVLRPKGRGDVRLNSADPAAAPRIDPRFLSEPEDMALLLQGVKKTREIMDAPALAKYRQQELYTADAHTDEALSQHIRARADTIYHPVGTCRMGIDAMSVVDAQLRVHGVENLRVVDASVMPTLIGGNTNAPTVMIAERAADWMRGPITFDRAVADARLPPS, translated from the coding sequence ATGGAGTTCGACTACGTGATCGTCGGCGGCGGCTCGGGCGGTGCCACGCTGGCCTCCCGGCTCAGCGAGGACCCAGGCGTGCAGGTCTGCCTGGTCGAGGCCGGCGGCGACGGGCGCGGCATTCTCGTGCGGGCGCCGGCCGCCACGGTGGCGATGCTGCCGGGCCGGCCGCGCATCAACAACTACGCCTACCAGACCGTGCCGCAGTCGGGTCTCGGCGGGCGCCGCGGCTACCAGCCGCGCGGGCGCTGCCTGGGCGGCTCGAGCGCCATCAACGCGATGCTCTACGTGCGTGGCCACCGCGAGGACTACGACGACTGGGCGCGCGCGGGCTGCGCCGGCTGGTCGTTCGACGAGGTGCTGCCCTACTTCATCCGCGCCGAGGGCAACCAGCGCGGCGCCAGCGCGCTGCACGGGGCCGACGGGCCGCTGCAGGTGGCCGAGCAGCAGAGCCCGCGCGCAATCACCGAGGATTTCGTGCGCGCCGCACAGGACTGCGGCGTTCCCCGGAACGACGATTTCAACGGCCCCGAGCAGGAAGGCGCTGGCCTCTATCAGGTCACGCAGTTCCACGGCGGCGACAGGAACGGCGAGCGCTGCTCGGTGGCCGCGGCCTACCTGCATCCGGCGATGAAGCGCTCCAACCTCACGGTGCTGACCGGCGCGCAGGCACAGCGCGTGGTGCTCCAGGAACGGCGTGCCGTGGGCGTCGAGATCCACCGCGGCGGCCACTCCGAGATCCTTGCCGCTCGCCGCGAGGTGGTGCTGTGCGGCGGTGCCTTCAACTCGCCGCAACTGCTCATGCTGTCCGGCATCGGCGATCCGGCCGAGCTGGCGAGCCACGGCATCGAAGTGCGCCACGCGCTGCCGGGCGTGGGACGCAACCTGCAGGACCACACGGACTTCATCCTCTCGTACCGCTCGAAGGACACGGAGCTCTTCGGCATCGGCGCGGTGGCCACCTGGAAGCTCGCGAAGGCGATCCTCGAGTGGCGCAGGCGAGGCACCGGCCTCGTGGCCACGCCGTTCGCCGAGGGCGGCGCCTTCATCCGGTCGTCGCCCGACGCACCGCGGCCCGACCTGCAGCTGCACTTCGTGATCGCCATCACCGACGATCATGCGCGCAAGCTGCACGCGGGCTTCGGCTTCTCGTGCCATGTGTGCGTGCTGCGGCCGAAGGGCCGCGGCGACGTGCGGTTGAACAGCGCAGACCCCGCGGCCGCACCGCGCATCGATCCGCGCTTCCTGTCGGAACCCGAGGACATGGCGCTGCTGCTGCAAGGCGTGAAGAAGACGCGCGAGATCATGGACGCCCCGGCGCTCGCGAAGTACCGCCAGCAGGAGCTCTACACCGCCGACGCCCACACCGACGAGGCGCTGTCGCAGCACATCCGCGCGCGCGCCGACACCATCTATCACCCGGTGGGCACCTGCAGGATGGGCATCGACGCGATGTCGGTGGTCGATGCCCAGTTGCGCGTGCACGGCGTCGAGAACCTGCGCGTGGTCGATGCCTCGGTCATGCCGACGCTGATCGGCGGCAACACCAATGCGCCGACCGTGATGATCGCCGAGCGTGCCGCCGACTGGATGCGCGGCCCGATCACCTTCGACCGTGCGGTGGCTGATGCAAGGCTGCCTCCCTCATGA
- a CDS encoding response regulator transcription factor yields MSSTILLIDDHAMFREGLRLALKQADPSMTVETASTGGEALDALSTLPVIDAVMTDYYLPDVGGAALVQQLHRRRGGMRILVLSASEDPHDIESALEAGARGFVHKSADSRQLLDALRRVIGGEQRVVHALQQGASALPVMSTPTDSLGRLTARQTEVLQLVCEGLRNAQIAERLETSEKTIKAHISAIFAALGVSNRTQATIAARRVGLLGKPR; encoded by the coding sequence ATGTCCTCCACGATTCTGCTGATCGACGACCACGCCATGTTCCGCGAGGGCCTGCGCCTCGCATTGAAGCAGGCAGACCCTTCGATGACCGTCGAGACCGCCAGCACCGGCGGCGAGGCGCTCGACGCGCTGTCGACGCTGCCGGTCATCGACGCGGTGATGACCGACTACTACCTCCCCGACGTCGGCGGCGCGGCCCTGGTGCAGCAGCTGCACCGGCGCCGTGGCGGCATGCGCATCCTGGTGCTGTCGGCCTCCGAGGACCCGCACGACATCGAGAGCGCGCTGGAGGCCGGCGCGCGGGGCTTCGTGCACAAGTCGGCCGACAGCCGCCAGCTGCTCGACGCCCTGCGGCGCGTGATCGGCGGCGAGCAGCGGGTGGTGCATGCCCTGCAGCAGGGCGCCTCGGCACTGCCCGTGATGTCGACCCCGACCGACAGCCTGGGCCGCCTGACCGCGCGCCAGACCGAGGTGCTGCAGCTGGTGTGCGAGGGACTGCGCAATGCGCAGATCGCCGAGCGGCTGGAGACATCGGAAAAAACCATCAAGGCGCACATCTCCGCGATCTTCGCGGCGCTCGGTGTGTCCAACCGCACGCAGGCCACGATCGCCGCGCGCCGCGTGGGCCTGCTGGGCAAGCCACGATAG
- a CDS encoding ATP-binding response regulator: MTTLTAPTDSQRVFEVQLSVLLRSFPFALAGSAVSACVVAYVMLAAVPQAQVAAWISVTLLVAAWRLGAMVQHARTRERPGSGERWLRRMIAGNIASGLLWGLPFAYWTFFVPLQYQLFFIVVLFGLGTGAIYSNYMVLSAVYAFVVPTFAPTFIALAVQPSAVNLALVSSGAAYLVATVAFIHRMNRTHLNALRLGYENMALLQQVRLEKEAAERSDLEKSRFLAAASHDLRQPVHAMSLFLGLLANERLSEHGRYLVENITRASAAMGHLFDALLNISRLDAGVIHPRFESFPLDRLLDQIRAEYTPQALQKGLRLTVRRCPDRVRSDPVLLERILRNLVSNAIAHTHEGRVLIGCRRRGGTVRIEVWDTGPGIPKHEHERVFWEFHQLRNPERDRSKGLGLGLAIVRRTAALLGHALSLRSTEGRGTVFMLDVAAQPASAPIAGTEDGTPAADAAAAIAGAAPAAAVVGSTGQLILVIDDDAQNREGLQLLLESWGHRVIAAAGPAELVALTADVPGRPGLIVSDYRLREHETGIEAIDRLHEEYNDAAIPALLVSGDTDPARLIEAAARSIPMLHKPVEVEMLRGWVEKLLAARAAG, encoded by the coding sequence ATGACCACACTCACCGCGCCGACCGACAGCCAACGCGTCTTCGAAGTCCAGCTCTCCGTGCTGCTGCGCAGCTTCCCGTTCGCGCTCGCCGGTTCGGCGGTCTCGGCCTGCGTGGTGGCCTACGTGATGCTGGCCGCGGTGCCGCAGGCGCAGGTCGCCGCCTGGATCTCGGTCACGCTGCTGGTAGCGGCCTGGCGGCTCGGCGCGATGGTCCAGCACGCGCGCACGCGCGAGCGCCCCGGCTCGGGCGAACGATGGCTGCGGCGGATGATCGCCGGCAACATCGCCTCGGGCCTGCTGTGGGGGCTGCCTTTCGCCTACTGGACGTTCTTCGTTCCGCTCCAGTACCAGCTGTTCTTCATCGTCGTGCTGTTCGGGCTCGGCACGGGCGCGATCTATTCGAACTACATGGTGCTGTCCGCCGTGTACGCGTTCGTGGTGCCGACCTTCGCGCCGACCTTCATCGCGCTGGCGGTGCAGCCGTCGGCCGTGAACCTCGCGCTGGTCTCCAGCGGCGCGGCCTACCTGGTGGCCACCGTCGCCTTCATCCATCGCATGAACCGCACCCACCTGAACGCGTTGCGGCTGGGGTACGAGAACATGGCGCTGCTGCAGCAGGTGCGCCTCGAGAAGGAAGCGGCCGAACGCAGCGACCTGGAGAAGTCGCGCTTCCTCGCCGCGGCGAGCCACGACCTGCGGCAGCCGGTGCACGCCATGAGCCTCTTTCTCGGCCTCCTCGCCAACGAGCGGCTGTCGGAGCACGGGCGCTACCTGGTCGAGAACATCACCCGGGCCAGTGCCGCGATGGGCCACCTGTTCGATGCGCTGCTCAACATCTCGCGGCTCGATGCAGGCGTGATCCACCCGCGCTTCGAGAGCTTTCCGCTCGATCGCCTGCTCGACCAGATCCGCGCGGAATACACGCCGCAAGCGCTGCAGAAGGGGTTGCGCCTGACAGTGCGCCGCTGCCCCGACCGCGTCCGCTCCGACCCGGTGCTGCTCGAACGCATCCTGCGCAACCTGGTCAGCAACGCCATCGCGCACACGCATGAAGGCCGCGTGCTGATCGGCTGCCGCCGGCGCGGCGGCACCGTGCGCATCGAGGTCTGGGACACCGGGCCGGGCATTCCGAAGCACGAGCACGAGCGCGTGTTCTGGGAGTTCCACCAGCTGCGCAACCCGGAGCGCGATCGCAGCAAGGGCCTCGGGCTGGGCCTCGCCATCGTCCGCCGCACGGCCGCGCTGCTGGGGCATGCGCTGTCGCTGCGTTCCACCGAAGGCCGCGGTACCGTCTTCATGCTGGACGTGGCCGCGCAGCCGGCGTCGGCACCCATCGCGGGCACGGAGGACGGCACGCCCGCAGCCGATGCCGCGGCGGCCATTGCGGGCGCTGCGCCCGCAGCCGCCGTTGTAGGAAGCACGGGGCAGCTGATCCTGGTCATCGACGACGACGCGCAGAACCGCGAGGGCCTGCAGTTGCTGCTCGAGAGCTGGGGCCACCGCGTGATCGCCGCCGCCGGTCCGGCCGAACTGGTCGCGCTGACCGCCGACGTGCCCGGCCGGCCCGGACTGATCGTGAGCGACTACCGCCTGCGCGAGCACGAGACCGGCATCGAGGCGATCGACCGGCTGCACGAGGAATACAACGACGCCGCCATTCCGGCACTGCTGGTCAGCGGCGACACCGACCCGGCGCGGCTGATCGAGGCCGCCGCGCGTTCGATCCCGATGCTCCACAAGCCCGTGGAAGTGGAGATGCTGCGCGGCTGGGTCGAGAAGCTGCTCGCGGCGCGCGCGGCCGGGTGA
- a CDS encoding CbrC family protein, translating to MSRYVPPPPAPASALRALEGKLGATLPPVLEGRYAASNGGTFGDPRNRDCEWQLHPVFDATDRKQMKRTGEDIAHYTKLALKDARFPRNGISIAHDYTLARQLLVLRDEATGAVGDAVFLFDVFQNLWCAPYAIDLQAAIDQARIPEAVQPDPARALPEFPYYADPFRSGVMHTSGETCECCGQATGYIYGGSFYAVGDESHFCPWCIADGSAAAKFDGEFNDSAGVGMGEVDLPASVVAEVSQRTPSFFSFQQEQWWAHCNDAGRFLGEIEHVDRALLASDAGTDLVETVCETAGLGGDTDWQWLLDTPSRKRDIAVFVFGCVHCGKLGGYVDHS from the coding sequence ATGTCCCGATACGTCCCGCCACCTCCCGCTCCCGCCAGCGCATTGCGCGCACTCGAAGGCAAGCTCGGCGCCACGCTGCCGCCCGTGCTCGAGGGCCGCTATGCGGCCTCCAACGGCGGCACCTTCGGCGACCCGCGCAACCGCGACTGCGAATGGCAGCTGCACCCGGTGTTCGACGCGACCGACCGCAAGCAGATGAAGCGCACCGGCGAGGACATCGCGCACTACACGAAGCTGGCGCTGAAGGACGCGCGCTTTCCGCGCAACGGCATCAGCATCGCGCACGACTACACCCTCGCGCGGCAGCTTCTCGTGCTGCGCGACGAAGCCACCGGCGCCGTCGGTGACGCGGTGTTCCTGTTCGACGTGTTCCAGAACCTCTGGTGCGCGCCGTATGCCATCGACCTGCAGGCGGCCATCGACCAGGCGCGCATTCCCGAAGCCGTGCAGCCCGACCCGGCACGTGCACTGCCGGAGTTCCCGTACTACGCCGACCCGTTCCGCTCGGGCGTGATGCACACGTCGGGCGAGACCTGCGAATGCTGCGGCCAGGCAACGGGCTACATCTACGGCGGCAGCTTCTACGCGGTGGGCGACGAATCGCACTTCTGCCCCTGGTGCATTGCCGACGGCTCGGCCGCGGCGAAATTCGACGGCGAGTTCAACGATTCGGCCGGTGTGGGCATGGGCGAGGTCGACCTGCCCGCCAGCGTCGTTGCCGAAGTGTCGCAACGCACGCCCAGCTTCTTCAGCTTCCAGCAGGAGCAGTGGTGGGCGCACTGCAACGACGCGGGCCGCTTCCTCGGCGAGATCGAGCATGTCGACCGCGCGCTCCTCGCGTCCGACGCGGGCACGGACCTGGTGGAGACCGTGTGCGAAACCGCAGGCCTCGGCGGCGACACCGACTGGCAATGGCTGCTCGACACGCCCTCGCGCAAGCGCGACATCGCGGTGTTCGTCTTCGGCTGCGTGCATTGCGGCAAGCTCGGCGGCTACGTCGACCACAGCTGA
- a CDS encoding nucleotidyltransferase family protein, which translates to MQLTPDDLIAQAMQDPVNAALASRLPGLGLPQGHLTAGCLFQSIWNRTAGRPPGWGVKDYDVFYFDDSDLSWEAEDAVIRRVNDTVADLGAKVEVKNQARVHLWYAQRFDAHYPRLVSARDGIDRYPIACTRVGIDLADGSLYAPDRLEDLAAGILRMNPLLPVPALFLKKAADYRARWPWLSIEPPTTATADGADGADGASASAP; encoded by the coding sequence TTGCAACTGACGCCCGACGACCTCATCGCGCAGGCGATGCAGGACCCCGTCAACGCGGCGCTGGCGAGCCGCCTCCCCGGCCTCGGCCTTCCACAGGGCCACCTCACGGCCGGCTGCCTGTTCCAGTCCATCTGGAACCGCACTGCCGGCCGGCCGCCGGGCTGGGGCGTGAAGGACTACGACGTCTTCTATTTCGACGACAGCGACCTGTCGTGGGAAGCCGAGGACGCGGTCATCCGGCGTGTGAACGACACCGTGGCCGACCTGGGCGCGAAGGTCGAGGTCAAGAACCAGGCGCGCGTGCACCTCTGGTACGCGCAGCGCTTCGATGCGCACTACCCCCGGCTCGTGTCGGCGCGCGACGGCATCGACCGCTATCCGATCGCCTGCACCCGCGTGGGCATCGACCTGGCCGACGGCTCGCTCTACGCGCCCGACAGGCTCGAAGACCTCGCCGCCGGCATCCTGCGGATGAATCCGCTGCTGCCGGTGCCGGCCCTGTTCCTGAAGAAGGCGGCGGACTATCGGGCACGATGGCCATGGCTCAGCATCGAGCCCCCGACCACTGCCACTGCTGATGGCGCTGATGGCGCTGATGGCGCTTCAGCGTCTGCACCGTGA
- a CDS encoding RidA family protein produces the protein MSVYDKLSSLGITLPPVSAPAAAYVPFVQTGNLVFLSGHIAKKDGKVWTGQLGANLSTEEGKQAARAIAIDLLGTLHAAVGDLNKVKRIVKVMSLVNSVGTFTEQHLVTNGASEFFAEVFGPEKGAHARSAFGVAQIPMGACVEIELVAEIG, from the coding sequence ATGAGCGTTTACGACAAACTTTCCAGCCTCGGCATCACCCTTCCCCCCGTCTCGGCCCCCGCCGCCGCCTATGTGCCTTTCGTGCAGACCGGCAACCTCGTGTTCCTGTCGGGCCACATCGCGAAGAAGGACGGCAAGGTCTGGACCGGCCAGCTGGGCGCCAACCTGAGCACCGAGGAAGGCAAGCAGGCCGCACGCGCCATCGCGATCGACCTGCTCGGCACGCTGCACGCGGCCGTGGGCGACCTGAACAAGGTCAAGCGCATCGTCAAGGTGATGAGCCTCGTGAACTCGGTCGGCACCTTCACCGAGCAGCATCTCGTGACCAATGGCGCGAGCGAATTCTTCGCCGAAGTCTTCGGCCCCGAGAAGGGTGCGCATGCCCGCAGCGCCTTCGGCGTGGCGCAGATCCCGATGGGTGCCTGCGTGGAAATCGAACTGGTCGCCGAAATCGGCTGA